One genomic window of Burkholderia humptydooensis includes the following:
- a CDS encoding PAAR domain-containing protein, producing MRRYDIVKGDTTTVGGIVQGGDAADLIGGREQAYEHDPVWCPVCKTVGKIGCTGARISTTGPDGREAALSDDLCLCACPTPPKLVASQSVSYIEV from the coding sequence ATGCGACGTTACGACATCGTGAAGGGTGACACGACGACCGTCGGCGGCATCGTGCAAGGGGGCGATGCCGCCGATCTGATCGGCGGCCGGGAGCAAGCCTACGAGCACGATCCGGTTTGGTGCCCCGTCTGCAAGACGGTGGGCAAGATCGGCTGCACCGGAGCGCGGATCTCCACCACCGGACCGGATGGGCGGGAGGCCGCATTGAGCGACGATCTCTGCCTATGCGCGTGCCCCACCCCGCCGAAACTGGTGGCATCGCAATCCGTGTCATATATCGAGGTCTGA
- a CDS encoding T6SS immunity protein Tli4 family protein, translating to MLTRIGRLLVLVAGVCACSITFSGEPTMTNPLLSKPRPWCIGRFVFDRPTASKITNQQYAFRGEKLETQHNVPIATYQAKVGELERKLKTRKRVDPGNGSKPIDHVWLEKEFSPTSNSKVFAYVDAYTEGVKLPFDSEGYIYDNNTLLHTTGSFGSSGLDKFEPVYTDLYRRIKARDNWSVPTESGFCFDGGIVTGSSTYPEEVSQSFALMPGRPALLVVQMRKSMSADQGRPLTKTLPDLRAQMDRVSSGSYRILRQGKRTVAGMDAEEVLFALKEGEITSYRFYLLAPGDPSTLAKPHTAIQLLLGASSPDLKPEEATSPVDEASALQTWDTLLNSLRLRPGAV from the coding sequence ATGCTGACGCGTATTGGCCGACTCCTGGTTTTAGTGGCGGGCGTGTGCGCCTGTTCGATAACGTTTTCCGGTGAACCGACCATGACGAATCCCTTGTTGTCCAAGCCGCGCCCGTGGTGCATCGGCCGCTTTGTGTTCGATCGACCCACAGCCAGCAAGATCACGAATCAGCAATACGCGTTTCGGGGAGAGAAACTAGAGACCCAGCACAATGTTCCGATTGCCACTTATCAGGCGAAAGTTGGTGAATTGGAAAGAAAGCTAAAAACAAGGAAAAGAGTCGATCCAGGGAATGGTAGCAAGCCGATTGACCATGTGTGGCTCGAAAAAGAGTTTTCGCCGACGAGCAACTCGAAGGTCTTCGCTTACGTAGATGCTTATACCGAGGGAGTTAAACTTCCCTTTGATTCTGAAGGGTATATCTACGATAACAACACCTTGCTCCATACAACTGGGTCATTTGGTTCAAGTGGTTTGGATAAGTTCGAGCCTGTTTACACCGATCTCTATCGTCGCATCAAGGCGCGCGACAACTGGTCGGTGCCGACCGAATCGGGTTTTTGCTTCGATGGCGGGATCGTCACGGGTTCTTCAACCTATCCCGAAGAAGTCAGCCAGTCGTTCGCGCTGATGCCGGGGCGGCCGGCGCTGCTCGTCGTCCAGATGCGCAAGTCGATGAGTGCGGACCAAGGACGTCCACTGACCAAGACGCTTCCTGATCTGCGCGCGCAGATGGACCGCGTGTCGAGCGGCAGCTACCGCATCCTGCGGCAAGGCAAACGCACGGTGGCCGGGATGGACGCCGAGGAAGTGCTGTTCGCGCTGAAGGAAGGCGAAATCACGTCGTACCGCTTCTACCTGCTCGCGCCGGGTGATCCGAGCACGTTGGCGAAGCCGCATACGGCCATCCAGTTGCTGCTCGGTGCGAGCAGCCCCGATTTGAAGCCTGAAGAGGCGACGTCCCCGGTCGACGAGGCCAGTGCGCTGCAAACGTGGGACACGCTGCTGAACAGCCTGCGTCTGCGGCCGGGCGCGGTCTAA